GCGTATAGTCCAGCAGGGGATTGTATTTTACGAGTTGGTTGGCTTCGTCCCATTCCAGATAGTCCATGGTTTCCCTGTTGGCCGATTGCTGGGCACGCAGGCCAGTGATCCATAACGAAGCGCCTTTGATCGCTTTTTGAAGCGGCACCACTTTGCGTATGCGGCAGCACTCTTTGCGGCTTTCGATGCTGTTGTAAAATCCGTTGATGCCGTCTTTATGTACATACTCCCTAATGTCTTTCTCATCCGGGAAAAACGTTTCGATCTTTAGTGACGGATATTTATCAAGCGTTCGCTGGAACACTTCGTACGTTTCGTTGAACTGCCTGCCGGTATCGAGCGTAAAGGCAGATATTTCGTCCGAATAAGGCGCTATATAATGCTTGAGCACTTGGTCTTCTATTCCAAAGGAAGTAGAAAATACTTTTTTGCCCTGAATGTTTTGTAGTATAAAAGGTATCGCATCTTCAATCGGCATTCCTTTTAGTTGTGCATTAAGCTGCTGCAGCCTGTATGTGTCCATGCTTGTATTCATTATCCCTTCGCAAATGAAAGGGTGGTTAATTATTGTTCAAATATAACTATTAGCCTATAGATTTAATAGAGTATTTGAATAAAAAAAATCTTACGCGCCTGTTAAATCGTGTAAAGTCTTGTGCTGCAGCAACTCCAGGGTATTATCGCGCACCTCGGCAAGGAATTTATTAAGCGAGCAGACATCCTCATGCGGGCAGTCGTCACACTTTTCGTAGTAGTTAAGGCTCACGCAGGGCAGCATGGCGATAGGCCCGTCGAGGACCCTGATGAGGGTTGCCGCCGTGATAGTCTTAGGGTCTTTTAAAAGGTAGTAGCCCCCACCCTTGCCTTTTTTAGAGCCAAGGATACCAAATTTCTTGAGGTCAAGCAGTATGGCCTCAAGAAATTTTTTAGGTATCTGCTCATTTGCGGAAATATCAGATATCAGCACAGGCACGGTACTATCCTGCCTGGCAATATAGATGAGCGCCTTAAGCCCGTATTTCGTCTTTTTTGAAAGCATTTATTTTTTCAGTAAAAATACCTCAGCCATCATACAGCGTGCGCTTCCGCCACCGCAGGCCTCAATAGTATCAAGGCTGGAACTAAGGATTTCAGTGTGTTTTTCTATTTTTGCAACCTGATCTTTGGTAAGCACCTGCCTTGCGGAATCGCTCATTACAAGATAGCTTTTGCCATTGGCGCCCTGCACCTGCAGCATGTTGCCAGCAAAATGGTTCAGCTGCTCTTCGGTAAGGAGAATAATCTCCTTGCCATCGCCACGAAGGTTTTCAAGCACCATCTTACGT
Above is a genomic segment from Flavobacterium album containing:
- a CDS encoding phosphoadenylyl-sulfate reductase — protein: MDTYRLQQLNAQLKGMPIEDAIPFILQNIQGKKVFSTSFGIEDQVLKHYIAPYSDEISAFTLDTGRQFNETYEVFQRTLDKYPSLKIETFFPDEKDIREYVHKDGINGFYNSIESRKECCRIRKVVPLQKAIKGASLWITGLRAQQSANRETMDYLEWDEANQLVKYNPLLDYTLDEVESVVNKYGIPINSLYARGYLSIGCAPCTRAITKDEDFRAGRWWWENGKKECGLHIHAAKNN
- a CDS encoding RrF2 family transcriptional regulator; amino-acid sequence: MLSKKTKYGLKALIYIARQDSTVPVLISDISANEQIPKKFLEAILLDLKKFGILGSKKGKGGGYYLLKDPKTITAATLIRVLDGPIAMLPCVSLNYYEKCDDCPHEDVCSLNKFLAEVRDNTLELLQHKTLHDLTGA